DNA sequence from the Leptospira limi genome:
AAATTTTATTCTCTAAAACCACTGAATCCGTGTCTTCTGGGAAAAGACCTGGGTATTGAGCACGAAACCAATCTTTTAAATTCATAAACCTATTTTTCAAAGAAACCTTCTCCTTTTTCGTCTTTCTGGATGAGGTGCTTTAAAAACTCCTTCGCCTTAAAGAGACGACTCTTAACCGTTCCTACATTACATTCCATAATCTCGGCAATTTCGTTATAAGAAAGGTTTTCAAAATAACGGAGTTCGAGGACTTGTTTGTAGGAATCTTCTAAGAGTGCAATCTTACTCATTAGATAACTCGATTCTTCAGAAAGTTCCAATTTTTTTTCATATCCGACACGGGAATCCACAAATTGGTTATCCCCTGAGTCATCCATGGGTTTTTCACGCCCGCGTTTCTTTTTGGCAAGTAAGTCTTTGGACTTATTGACCACAATGCGGTAGAGCCA
Encoded proteins:
- a CDS encoding RNA polymerase sigma factor; the encoded protein is MPRPLEGKNMTLREKEKILLQKIKAGDPTAYMTLVSPFRERLFRKAVSMVKDGDDAEDIVQDALISGYKSIQNFRAEAGVYTWLYRIVVNKSKDLLAKKKRGREKPMDDSGDNQFVDSRVGYEKKLELSEESSYLMSKIALLEDSYKQVLELRYFENLSYNEIAEIMECNVGTVKSRLFKAKEFLKHLIQKDEKGEGFFEK